One stretch of Homo sapiens chromosome 5 genomic scaffold, GRCh38.p14 alternate locus group ALT_REF_LOCI_1 HSCHR5_4_CTG1 DNA includes these proteins:
- the NKD2 gene encoding protein naked cuticle homolog 2 isoform 2 (isoform 2 is encoded by transcript variant 2): MGKLQSKHAAAARKRRESPEGDSFVASAYASGRKGAEEAERRARDKQELPNGDPKEGPFREDQCPLQVALPAEKAEGREHPGQLLSADDGERAANREGPRGPGGQRLNIDALQCDVSVEEDDRQEWTFTLYDFDNCGKVTREDMSSLMHTIYEVVDASVNHSSGSSKTLRVKLTVSPEPSSKRKEGPPAGQDREPTRCRMEGELAEEPRVADRRLSAHVRRPSTDPQPCSERGPYCVDENTERRNHYLDLAGIENYTSRFGPGSQLCEKRSSAPRTHSGDKARGVGLCRELWSQAGHPQWPGPFPSGLVAV, from the exons ATGGGGAAACTGCAGTCGAAGCACG ccgccgccgcccgcaAGCGGAGAGAGAGCCCGGAAG GGGACAGCTTCGTGGCGTCCGCGTACGCGAGCGGCCGCAAAGGCGCGGAGGAAGCGGAGCGGCGCGCGCGGGACAAGCAG GAGCTGCCCAATGGGGACCCCAAGGAGGGGCCTTTCCGGGAGGACCAGTGTCCCCTACAGG TGGCACTCCCCGCTGAGAAAGCTGAGGGCCGCGAGCACCCGGGACAACTCCTCAGCGCAGATGACGGAGAGAGGGCAGCAAACCGCGAGGGCCCGCGAGGACCGGGCGGGCAGCGCCTCAACATTGAC GCACTCCAGTGCGATGTCTCGGTGGAGGAGGACGACCGCCAGGAGTGGACGTTCACGCTCTATGACTTTGACAACTGCGGGAAGGTCACCAGGGAG GACATGTCCAGCCTCATGCACACCATCTATGAGGTCGTGGATGCCTCGGTCAACCACTCCTCGGGCAGCAGCAAGACCCTCCGTGTGAAGCTAACCGTCAGCCCTGAGCCCTCCAGCAAGAGGAAGGAGGGTCCTCCTGCTGGCCAGG ACCGGGAGCCCACCCGTTGCAGGATGGAGGGTGAACTGGCAGAGGAGCCAAGGGTGGCTGACAGGAGGTTGTCTGCACACGTCAG GAGGCCCAGTACTGACCCCCAGCCCTGCTCGGAGCGGGGGCCCTACTGCGTGGACGAGAACACGGAGCGCAGAAACCACTACCTGGACCTCGCCGGGATTGAGAACTACACGTCCAGATTCGGCCCTG GGTCTCAGCTGTGCGAGAAGAGAAGCTCCGCTCCCAGGACACACAGTGGGGACAAGGCTAGAGGAGTCGGCCTTTGCAGGGAGCTGTGGAGCCAGGCAGGTCACCCACAGTGGCCAGGCCCCTTCCCTTCAGGGCTGGTGGCCGTCTGA
- the NKD2 gene encoding protein naked cuticle homolog 2 isoform X1: MGKLQSKHAAAARKRRESPEGDSFVASAYASGRKGAEEAERRARDKQELPNGDPKEGPFREDQCPLQVALPAEKAEGREHPGQLLSADDGERAANREGPRGPGGQRLNIDALQCDVSVEEDDRQEWTFTLYDFDNCGKVTREDMSSLMHTIYEVVDASVNHSSGSSKTLRVKLTVSPEPSSKRKEGPPAGQDREPTRCRMEGELAEEPRVADRRLSAHVRRPLSFLLCEEVGAGQDAPRTPAACCRHPVIRGAPPSLCGGQALLCAPSRRPSTDPQPCSERGPYCVDENTERRNHYLDLAGIENYTSRFGPGSPPVQAKQEPQGRASHLQARSRSQEPDTHAVHHRRSQVLVEHVVPASEPAARALDTQPRPKGPEKQFLKSPKGSGKPPGVPASSKSGKAFSYYLPAVLPPQAPQDGHHLPQPPPPPYGHKRYRQKGREGHSPLKAPHAQPATVEHEVVRDLPPTPAGEGYAVPVIQRHEHHHHHEHHHHHHHHHFHPS; the protein is encoded by the exons ATGGGGAAACTGCAGTCGAAGCACG ccgccgccgcccgcaAGCGGAGAGAGAGCCCGGAAG GGGACAGCTTCGTGGCGTCCGCGTACGCGAGCGGCCGCAAAGGCGCGGAGGAAGCGGAGCGGCGCGCGCGGGACAAGCAG GAGCTGCCCAATGGGGACCCCAAGGAGGGGCCTTTCCGGGAGGACCAGTGTCCCCTACAGG TGGCACTCCCCGCTGAGAAAGCTGAGGGCCGCGAGCACCCGGGACAACTCCTCAGCGCAGATGACGGAGAGAGGGCAGCAAACCGCGAGGGCCCGCGAGGACCGGGCGGGCAGCGCCTCAACATTGAC GCACTCCAGTGCGATGTCTCGGTGGAGGAGGACGACCGCCAGGAGTGGACGTTCACGCTCTATGACTTTGACAACTGCGGGAAGGTCACCAGGGAG GACATGTCCAGCCTCATGCACACCATCTATGAGGTCGTGGATGCCTCGGTCAACCACTCCTCGGGCAGCAGCAAGACCCTCCGTGTGAAGCTAACCGTCAGCCCTGAGCCCTCCAGCAAGAGGAAGGAGGGTCCTCCTGCTGGCCAGG ACCGGGAGCCCACCCGTTGCAGGATGGAGGGTGAACTGGCAGAGGAGCCAAGGGTGGCTGACAGGAGGTTGTCTGCACACGTCAG GCGTCCACTCTCCTTCCTGCTCTGCGAGGAGGTGGGTGCTGGTCAGGATGCACCCCGGACCCCTGCCGCCTGCTGTAGGCACCCCGTCATCAGGGGTGCGCCACCCAGTCTGTGCGGGGGTCAGGCCCTTCTCTGTGCTCCAAGCAGGAGGCCCAGTACTGACCCCCAGCCCTGCTCGGAGCGGGGGCCCTACTGCGTGGACGAGAACACGGAGCGCAGAAACCACTACCTGGACCTCGCCGGGATTGAGAACTACACGTCCAGATTCGGCCCTG GGTCCCCTCCTGTGCAAGCAAAGCAGGAGCCCCAGGGCAGGGCCTCGCACCTCCAGGCCCGGTCCCGCTCCCAGGAGCCAGATACACATGCCGTACACCACCGCAGGTCACAGGTGCTGGTGGAACACGTCGTGCCAGCCTCGGAGCCTGCTGCCCGGGCCCTGGACACGCAGCCCCGGCCGAAGGGGCCGGAGAAGCAGTTCCTCAAGTCCCCCAAGGGCTCCGGGAAGCCGCCTGGGGTGCCAGCCAGCAGCAAGTCCGGGAAAGCCTTCAGCTACTACCTGCCGGCCGTCCTGCCGCCCCAGGCCCCTCAGGACGGCCACCACCTCCCGCAGCCCCCACCGCCACCCTACGGCCACAAGCGGTACCGCCAAAAGGGCAGGGAGGGCCACTCGCCACTCAAGGCCCCACACGCTCAGCCTGCCACAGTGGAGCACGAGGTGGTGCGGGACCTGCCGCCCACGCCAGCAGGAGAGGGCTACGCGGTGCCAGTGATCCAGCGGCAcgagcaccaccaccaccacgagcaccaccaccaccaccaccaccaccacttccaCCCGTCCTAG
- the NKD2 gene encoding protein naked cuticle homolog 2 isoform 1 (isoform 1 is encoded by transcript variant 1) has translation MGKLQSKHAAAARKRRESPEGDSFVASAYASGRKGAEEAERRARDKQELPNGDPKEGPFREDQCPLQVALPAEKAEGREHPGQLLSADDGERAANREGPRGPGGQRLNIDALQCDVSVEEDDRQEWTFTLYDFDNCGKVTREDMSSLMHTIYEVVDASVNHSSGSSKTLRVKLTVSPEPSSKRKEGPPAGQDREPTRCRMEGELAEEPRVADRRLSAHVRRPSTDPQPCSERGPYCVDENTERRNHYLDLAGIENYTSRFGPGSPPVQAKQEPQGRASHLQARSRSQEPDTHAVHHRRSQVLVEHVVPASEPAARALDTQPRPKGPEKQFLKSPKGSGKPPGVPASSKSGKAFSYYLPAVLPPQAPQDGHHLPQPPPPPYGHKRYRQKGREGHSPLKAPHAQPATVEHEVVRDLPPTPAGEGYAVPVIQRHEHHHHHEHHHHHHHHHFHPS, from the exons ATGGGGAAACTGCAGTCGAAGCACG ccgccgccgcccgcaAGCGGAGAGAGAGCCCGGAAG GGGACAGCTTCGTGGCGTCCGCGTACGCGAGCGGCCGCAAAGGCGCGGAGGAAGCGGAGCGGCGCGCGCGGGACAAGCAG GAGCTGCCCAATGGGGACCCCAAGGAGGGGCCTTTCCGGGAGGACCAGTGTCCCCTACAGG TGGCACTCCCCGCTGAGAAAGCTGAGGGCCGCGAGCACCCGGGACAACTCCTCAGCGCAGATGACGGAGAGAGGGCAGCAAACCGCGAGGGCCCGCGAGGACCGGGCGGGCAGCGCCTCAACATTGAC GCACTCCAGTGCGATGTCTCGGTGGAGGAGGACGACCGCCAGGAGTGGACGTTCACGCTCTATGACTTTGACAACTGCGGGAAGGTCACCAGGGAG GACATGTCCAGCCTCATGCACACCATCTATGAGGTCGTGGATGCCTCGGTCAACCACTCCTCGGGCAGCAGCAAGACCCTCCGTGTGAAGCTAACCGTCAGCCCTGAGCCCTCCAGCAAGAGGAAGGAGGGTCCTCCTGCTGGCCAGG ACCGGGAGCCCACCCGTTGCAGGATGGAGGGTGAACTGGCAGAGGAGCCAAGGGTGGCTGACAGGAGGTTGTCTGCACACGTCAG GAGGCCCAGTACTGACCCCCAGCCCTGCTCGGAGCGGGGGCCCTACTGCGTGGACGAGAACACGGAGCGCAGAAACCACTACCTGGACCTCGCCGGGATTGAGAACTACACGTCCAGATTCGGCCCTG GGTCCCCTCCTGTGCAAGCAAAGCAGGAGCCCCAGGGCAGGGCCTCGCACCTCCAGGCCCGGTCCCGCTCCCAGGAGCCAGATACACATGCCGTACACCACCGCAGGTCACAGGTGCTGGTGGAACACGTCGTGCCAGCCTCGGAGCCTGCTGCCCGGGCCCTGGACACGCAGCCCCGGCCGAAGGGGCCGGAGAAGCAGTTCCTCAAGTCCCCCAAGGGCTCCGGGAAGCCGCCTGGGGTGCCAGCCAGCAGCAAGTCCGGGAAAGCCTTCAGCTACTACCTGCCGGCCGTCCTGCCGCCCCAGGCCCCTCAGGACGGCCACCACCTCCCGCAGCCCCCACCGCCACCCTACGGCCACAAGCGGTACCGCCAAAAGGGCAGGGAGGGCCACTCGCCACTCAAGGCCCCACACGCTCAGCCTGCCACAGTGGAGCACGAGGTGGTGCGGGACCTGCCGCCCACGCCAGCAGGAGAGGGCTACGCGGTGCCAGTGATCCAGCGGCAcgagcaccaccaccaccacgagcaccaccaccaccaccaccaccaccacttccaCCCGTCCTAG
- the NKD2 gene encoding protein naked cuticle homolog 2 isoform X2, translated as MGKLQSKHAAAARKRRESPEGDSFVASAYASGRKGAEEAERRARDKQELPNGDPKEGPFREDQCPLQVALPAEKAEGREHPGQLLSADDGERAANREGPRGPGGQRLNIDALQCDVSVEEDDRQEWTFTLYDFDNCGKVTREDMSSLMHTIYEVVDASVNHSSGSSKTLRVKLTVSPEPSSKRKEGPPAGQDREPTRCRMEGELAEEPRVADRRLSAHVRRPLSFLLCEEVGAGQDAPRTPAACCRHPVIRGAPPSLCGGQALLCAPSRRPSTDPQPCSERGPYCVDENTERRNHYLDLAGIENYTSRFGPAGSQLCEKRSSAPRTHSGDKARGVGLCRELWSQAGHPQWPGPFPSGLVAV; from the exons ATGGGGAAACTGCAGTCGAAGCACG ccgccgccgcccgcaAGCGGAGAGAGAGCCCGGAAG GGGACAGCTTCGTGGCGTCCGCGTACGCGAGCGGCCGCAAAGGCGCGGAGGAAGCGGAGCGGCGCGCGCGGGACAAGCAG GAGCTGCCCAATGGGGACCCCAAGGAGGGGCCTTTCCGGGAGGACCAGTGTCCCCTACAGG TGGCACTCCCCGCTGAGAAAGCTGAGGGCCGCGAGCACCCGGGACAACTCCTCAGCGCAGATGACGGAGAGAGGGCAGCAAACCGCGAGGGCCCGCGAGGACCGGGCGGGCAGCGCCTCAACATTGAC GCACTCCAGTGCGATGTCTCGGTGGAGGAGGACGACCGCCAGGAGTGGACGTTCACGCTCTATGACTTTGACAACTGCGGGAAGGTCACCAGGGAG GACATGTCCAGCCTCATGCACACCATCTATGAGGTCGTGGATGCCTCGGTCAACCACTCCTCGGGCAGCAGCAAGACCCTCCGTGTGAAGCTAACCGTCAGCCCTGAGCCCTCCAGCAAGAGGAAGGAGGGTCCTCCTGCTGGCCAGG ACCGGGAGCCCACCCGTTGCAGGATGGAGGGTGAACTGGCAGAGGAGCCAAGGGTGGCTGACAGGAGGTTGTCTGCACACGTCAG GCGTCCACTCTCCTTCCTGCTCTGCGAGGAGGTGGGTGCTGGTCAGGATGCACCCCGGACCCCTGCCGCCTGCTGTAGGCACCCCGTCATCAGGGGTGCGCCACCCAGTCTGTGCGGGGGTCAGGCCCTTCTCTGTGCTCCAAGCAGGAGGCCCAGTACTGACCCCCAGCCCTGCTCGGAGCGGGGGCCCTACTGCGTGGACGAGAACACGGAGCGCAGAAACCACTACCTGGACCTCGCCGGGATTGAGAACTACACGTCCAGATTCGGCCCTG CAGGGTCTCAGCTGTGCGAGAAGAGAAGCTCCGCTCCCAGGACACACAGTGGGGACAAGGCTAGAGGAGTCGGCCTTTGCAGGGAGCTGTGGAGCCAGGCAGGTCACCCACAGTGGCCAGGCCCCTTCCCTTCAGGGCTGGTGGCCGTCTGA
- the NKD2 gene encoding protein naked cuticle homolog 2 isoform X3: MGKLQSKHAAAARKRRESPEGDSFVASAYASGRKGAEEAERRARDKQELPNGDPKEGPFREDQCPLQVALPAEKAEGREHPGQLLSADDGERAANREGPRGPGGQRLNIDALQCDVSVEEDDRQEWTFTLYDFDNCGKVTREDMSSLMHTIYEVVDASVNHSSGSSKTLRVKLTVSPEPSSKRKEGPPAGQDREPTRCRMEGELAEEPRVADRRLSAHVRRPLSFLLCEEVGAGQDAPRTPAACCRHPVIRGAPPSLCGGQALLCAPSRRPSTDPQPCSERGPYCVDENTERRNHYLDLAGIENYTSRFGPGSQLCEKRSSAPRTHSGDKARGVGLCRELWSQAGHPQWPGPFPSGLVAV, translated from the exons ATGGGGAAACTGCAGTCGAAGCACG ccgccgccgcccgcaAGCGGAGAGAGAGCCCGGAAG GGGACAGCTTCGTGGCGTCCGCGTACGCGAGCGGCCGCAAAGGCGCGGAGGAAGCGGAGCGGCGCGCGCGGGACAAGCAG GAGCTGCCCAATGGGGACCCCAAGGAGGGGCCTTTCCGGGAGGACCAGTGTCCCCTACAGG TGGCACTCCCCGCTGAGAAAGCTGAGGGCCGCGAGCACCCGGGACAACTCCTCAGCGCAGATGACGGAGAGAGGGCAGCAAACCGCGAGGGCCCGCGAGGACCGGGCGGGCAGCGCCTCAACATTGAC GCACTCCAGTGCGATGTCTCGGTGGAGGAGGACGACCGCCAGGAGTGGACGTTCACGCTCTATGACTTTGACAACTGCGGGAAGGTCACCAGGGAG GACATGTCCAGCCTCATGCACACCATCTATGAGGTCGTGGATGCCTCGGTCAACCACTCCTCGGGCAGCAGCAAGACCCTCCGTGTGAAGCTAACCGTCAGCCCTGAGCCCTCCAGCAAGAGGAAGGAGGGTCCTCCTGCTGGCCAGG ACCGGGAGCCCACCCGTTGCAGGATGGAGGGTGAACTGGCAGAGGAGCCAAGGGTGGCTGACAGGAGGTTGTCTGCACACGTCAG GCGTCCACTCTCCTTCCTGCTCTGCGAGGAGGTGGGTGCTGGTCAGGATGCACCCCGGACCCCTGCCGCCTGCTGTAGGCACCCCGTCATCAGGGGTGCGCCACCCAGTCTGTGCGGGGGTCAGGCCCTTCTCTGTGCTCCAAGCAGGAGGCCCAGTACTGACCCCCAGCCCTGCTCGGAGCGGGGGCCCTACTGCGTGGACGAGAACACGGAGCGCAGAAACCACTACCTGGACCTCGCCGGGATTGAGAACTACACGTCCAGATTCGGCCCTG GGTCTCAGCTGTGCGAGAAGAGAAGCTCCGCTCCCAGGACACACAGTGGGGACAAGGCTAGAGGAGTCGGCCTTTGCAGGGAGCTGTGGAGCCAGGCAGGTCACCCACAGTGGCCAGGCCCCTTCCCTTCAGGGCTGGTGGCCGTCTGA
- the NKD2 gene encoding protein naked cuticle homolog 2 isoform X4, with product MSSLMHTIYEVVDASVNHSSGSSKTLRVKLTVSPEPSSKRKEGPPAGQDREPTRCRMEGELAEEPRVADRRLSAHVRRPLSFLLCEEVGAGQDAPRTPAACCRHPVIRGAPPSLCGGQALLCAPSRRPSTDPQPCSERGPYCVDENTERRNHYLDLAGIENYTSRFGPGSPPVQAKQEPQGRASHLQARSRSQEPDTHAVHHRRSQVLVEHVVPASEPAARALDTQPRPKGPEKQFLKSPKGSGKPPGVPASSKSGKAFSYYLPAVLPPQAPQDGHHLPQPPPPPYGHKRYRQKGREGHSPLKAPHAQPATVEHEVVRDLPPTPAGEGYAVPVIQRHEHHHHHEHHHHHHHHHFHPS from the exons ATGTCCAGCCTCATGCACACCATCTATGAGGTCGTGGATGCCTCGGTCAACCACTCCTCGGGCAGCAGCAAGACCCTCCGTGTGAAGCTAACCGTCAGCCCTGAGCCCTCCAGCAAGAGGAAGGAGGGTCCTCCTGCTGGCCAGG ACCGGGAGCCCACCCGTTGCAGGATGGAGGGTGAACTGGCAGAGGAGCCAAGGGTGGCTGACAGGAGGTTGTCTGCACACGTCAG GCGTCCACTCTCCTTCCTGCTCTGCGAGGAGGTGGGTGCTGGTCAGGATGCACCCCGGACCCCTGCCGCCTGCTGTAGGCACCCCGTCATCAGGGGTGCGCCACCCAGTCTGTGCGGGGGTCAGGCCCTTCTCTGTGCTCCAAGCAGGAGGCCCAGTACTGACCCCCAGCCCTGCTCGGAGCGGGGGCCCTACTGCGTGGACGAGAACACGGAGCGCAGAAACCACTACCTGGACCTCGCCGGGATTGAGAACTACACGTCCAGATTCGGCCCTG GGTCCCCTCCTGTGCAAGCAAAGCAGGAGCCCCAGGGCAGGGCCTCGCACCTCCAGGCCCGGTCCCGCTCCCAGGAGCCAGATACACATGCCGTACACCACCGCAGGTCACAGGTGCTGGTGGAACACGTCGTGCCAGCCTCGGAGCCTGCTGCCCGGGCCCTGGACACGCAGCCCCGGCCGAAGGGGCCGGAGAAGCAGTTCCTCAAGTCCCCCAAGGGCTCCGGGAAGCCGCCTGGGGTGCCAGCCAGCAGCAAGTCCGGGAAAGCCTTCAGCTACTACCTGCCGGCCGTCCTGCCGCCCCAGGCCCCTCAGGACGGCCACCACCTCCCGCAGCCCCCACCGCCACCCTACGGCCACAAGCGGTACCGCCAAAAGGGCAGGGAGGGCCACTCGCCACTCAAGGCCCCACACGCTCAGCCTGCCACAGTGGAGCACGAGGTGGTGCGGGACCTGCCGCCCACGCCAGCAGGAGAGGGCTACGCGGTGCCAGTGATCCAGCGGCAcgagcaccaccaccaccacgagcaccaccaccaccaccaccaccaccacttccaCCCGTCCTAG